In Phreatobacter aquaticus, a single genomic region encodes these proteins:
- a CDS encoding tripartite tricarboxylate transporter substrate binding protein: protein MPTLSRLLAALACLAGLAGALPALAQTYPSRTITMVVPFPAGGSADTLARRIGQHLTERTGQPVVVENRPGAGGNVGTDAVAKAAPDGYTILVTPSSFAISPHLYARLAFDPLKDFVAVAEIGSIPMVVIVHPSFAARSLADLVTLAKAEPGRVSYASAGIGTTNHLAAELFKFRTGVDILHIPYRGNPLAVVDVIGGRVPVMFDFVLTGLQHVRDGKVRALATTGRTRAAVMPDVPTAIESGFADFEASTWFGVYAPAGTPQAIVDKLNAEINAVLALPIVQERLGALGVELTPGPAQQLRDRTAAEFAKWGPIIQAARIRID from the coding sequence ATGCCCACACTATCCCGCCTGCTTGCTGCGCTTGCCTGTCTGGCAGGCCTTGCCGGCGCGCTGCCAGCGCTCGCCCAGACCTATCCGAGCCGCACCATCACCATGGTCGTGCCATTTCCCGCAGGGGGCTCGGCGGACACGCTGGCGCGCCGCATCGGCCAGCACCTGACCGAGCGCACGGGACAGCCGGTCGTTGTCGAGAACCGACCGGGCGCCGGCGGCAATGTCGGCACCGACGCCGTCGCCAAGGCGGCCCCCGACGGCTACACGATCCTGGTCACGCCGAGCTCCTTCGCCATCTCGCCGCATCTCTATGCGCGCCTTGCCTTTGATCCCCTGAAGGACTTCGTGGCGGTGGCCGAAATCGGCTCGATCCCCATGGTGGTGATCGTCCACCCCTCCTTCGCAGCGCGTTCGCTCGCCGATCTTGTGACGCTTGCCAAGGCGGAGCCCGGCCGCGTGTCCTATGCCTCGGCCGGCATCGGCACGACCAACCATCTCGCCGCCGAATTGTTCAAGTTCCGCACCGGCGTCGACATCCTGCACATCCCCTATCGCGGCAATCCGCTGGCCGTGGTCGATGTCATCGGCGGCCGCGTGCCGGTCATGTTCGATTTCGTGCTGACCGGGCTCCAGCATGTCCGCGATGGCAAGGTGCGCGCGCTCGCCACCACCGGTCGAACCCGCGCCGCCGTCATGCCGGACGTGCCGACCGCCATCGAATCCGGCTTTGCCGATTTCGAGGCCAGCACCTGGTTCGGCGTCTATGCGCCGGCCGGCACGCCGCAGGCGATCGTCGATAAGCTCAACGCCGAGATCAATGCGGTGCTGGCGCTGCCCATCGTGCAGGAGCGGCTGGGCGCGCTCGGTGTCGAGCTCACGCCCGGCCCGGCGCAGCAATTGCGCGATCGGACCGCCGCCGAATTCGCTAAATGGGGGCCGATCATCCAGGCAGCCCGCATCCGCATCGACTAG
- a CDS encoding methylated-DNA--[protein]-cysteine S-methyltransferase, producing MTTKGHALFQTAIGACGIAWDGDVIVGAQLPEASETAALARLARRLPDSVEAEPPPAIRHVVDRVVALISGERMMFGDVALAMDAVPDFNRKVYEVALAIPPGETLTYGEVAKRIGEPGAAQAVGQALGRNPFPIIVPCHRVLAANGRTGGFSAHGSVETKLKLLSIERARTSAEPTLFDGDAGFGFAARPQR from the coding sequence ATGACGACCAAAGGACACGCCCTTTTCCAGACCGCCATCGGCGCCTGTGGCATCGCATGGGACGGCGATGTGATCGTTGGCGCTCAATTGCCCGAGGCGAGCGAGACTGCCGCGCTCGCAAGGCTGGCCCGACGCCTGCCCGATAGCGTCGAGGCGGAGCCGCCGCCGGCGATCCGCCACGTCGTCGACCGCGTCGTCGCTCTGATCTCAGGCGAGAGAATGATGTTCGGCGATGTGGCCCTCGCCATGGACGCCGTGCCGGATTTCAACCGGAAGGTCTATGAGGTCGCGCTCGCGATCCCGCCGGGTGAAACGCTCACCTATGGCGAGGTCGCCAAACGGATCGGCGAGCCAGGCGCCGCCCAGGCGGTGGGGCAGGCGCTCGGCCGGAACCCGTTCCCGATCATCGTGCCCTGTCACCGGGTGCTCGCCGCCAATGGCCGGACGGGTGGCTTCTCGGCCCATGGCAGCGTCGAGACCAAGCTGAAACTGCTGTCCATCGAGCGCGCCCGAACCTCGGCCGAGCCGACCCTGTTCGATGGAGATGCCGGCTTCGGCTTCGCTGCTCGTCCCCAGCGATAG
- a CDS encoding DJ-1/PfpI family protein, whose product MYRERTSPALIGVVVYEGVEPIDIGGTMGVVSMARRVLPAIEAVTIAASAGLVALAGGLTMVASHGFASAPDCDVHIITGGPGWRDQVGDPAMLSFIRSRRPGTIASVCTGALILGAAGVLDGHSATTRRHAVGTEPIAPLDLLTGLATDLSPVAAAIVEDRGLVTGGGVSLAIDATLYLIGRIYGPEARDDVAKVIEYDRAYAANRAALGHVLR is encoded by the coding sequence ATGTATCGAGAGCGCACGAGCCCGGCCCTGATCGGCGTGGTCGTCTATGAGGGCGTCGAGCCGATCGATATCGGCGGCACAATGGGCGTCGTGTCGATGGCCCGCCGGGTCTTGCCGGCGATCGAGGCAGTGACCATCGCCGCCTCCGCCGGGCTGGTCGCGCTCGCAGGCGGGCTGACCATGGTCGCCAGCCATGGCTTCGCCAGCGCGCCCGACTGTGACGTCCACATCATCACCGGCGGTCCCGGCTGGCGCGATCAGGTGGGCGATCCGGCCATGCTCAGCTTCATCCGCTCGCGTCGGCCAGGCACCATCGCGTCGGTCTGCACCGGCGCGCTCATCCTCGGTGCCGCGGGCGTGCTCGACGGCCATAGCGCGACCACCCGCCGGCATGCGGTCGGGACCGAGCCGATCGCTCCGCTGGACCTGCTCACCGGGCTCGCCACGGATCTGTCGCCCGTCGCGGCGGCAATCGTGGAGGATCGCGGCCTGGTGACCGGTGGCGGCGTGTCGTTGGCCATCGACGCAACGCTCTATCTGATCGGCCGGATCTATGGCCCGGAGGCGCGCGACGACGTCGCTAAAGTCATCGAATATGACCGCGCTTATGCGGCGAACCGCGCGGCCCTGGGGCACGTGCTCCGGTAG
- a CDS encoding TRAP transporter substrate-binding protein, with the protein MKRRDVLKSATAAVLASSAVAAPAIAQSAPTIRWRATSSFPKSLDITYGAAEQFCRHVSELTDGKFTIQQFAAGEIVPALQALDAVANNTVEVAYTGTLFYVGKDPTFALAASVPFLMNPRQQHAWYYHGGGLAMTNDFFKKFNVYGLPCGNTGMQWGGWFRKEIKTVADLNGLKMRIAGLAGTIAARLGVVPQQIAPGDIYPAMERGTIDAVEYIGPYDDEKLGFNKVAQHYYAPGWQEGGTVFHALFNLQKWAELPPLYKKAVEVAAQAATTDMLAHYDTKNPEALIRLVAQGTKVSLFPQEVLERLYVEAEAYYKEITATNTEFAKMFNHQREFQRKSNIYHQVADFQYDLMMLRLRRG; encoded by the coding sequence ATGAAGCGCCGTGATGTCCTGAAGTCCGCCACCGCCGCCGTTCTGGCCTCATCGGCCGTTGCAGCACCTGCCATCGCCCAGTCCGCACCGACCATCCGCTGGCGCGCGACCTCAAGTTTTCCGAAGAGCCTCGACATCACCTATGGCGCGGCCGAGCAGTTCTGCAGGCATGTCTCCGAGCTGACCGATGGAAAATTCACCATCCAGCAATTCGCGGCGGGCGAGATCGTGCCGGCTTTGCAGGCACTGGACGCGGTCGCCAACAACACGGTCGAGGTCGCCTATACCGGCACGCTCTTCTATGTCGGCAAGGACCCGACCTTCGCGCTCGCCGCCTCGGTGCCGTTCCTGATGAACCCGCGCCAGCAGCACGCCTGGTACTATCATGGCGGCGGCCTCGCCATGACCAACGACTTCTTCAAGAAGTTCAACGTCTACGGCCTGCCCTGCGGCAATACCGGCATGCAATGGGGCGGCTGGTTCCGCAAGGAGATCAAGACGGTCGCCGATCTCAACGGCCTGAAGATGCGCATTGCGGGTCTCGCCGGCACGATTGCCGCGCGCCTCGGCGTGGTGCCGCAGCAGATCGCACCGGGTGATATTTATCCGGCTATGGAACGTGGCACGATCGACGCGGTCGAATATATCGGCCCCTATGACGACGAGAAGCTCGGCTTCAACAAGGTCGCGCAGCACTATTATGCGCCGGGCTGGCAGGAGGGCGGAACCGTGTTCCACGCCCTATTCAACCTGCAGAAATGGGCAGAGCTGCCGCCGCTCTACAAGAAGGCCGTCGAGGTTGCGGCCCAGGCGGCAACCACCGACATGCTGGCGCATTACGACACGAAGAACCCGGAAGCGCTGATCCGGCTGGTGGCTCAGGGCACCAAGGTGTCGCTGTTCCCGCAGGAGGTGCTGGAGCGGCTCTATGTGGAAGCCGAGGCCTATTACAAGGAGATCACCGCGACCAACACCGAATTTGCCAAGATGTTCAATCACCAGCGCGAATTCCAGCGCAAGTCGAACATCTATCACCAGGTGGCCGACTTCCAGTATGACCTGATGATGCTGCGTCTGCGGCGCGGATGA
- a CDS encoding MSMEG_1061 family FMN-dependent PPOX-type flavoprotein yields MSQTFDPASVSYVSTIDEVRARHPVPMSRAADKVIGHLDKHCRAIIEKATFCLIATHGSRGADVSPRGDPAGFVRVLDDKHLLLPDRVGNNRFDSMENIFETGLVGLLFLVPGMAEVLRVNGRGRITDDAALLAASEVQGRPPKIGILVEVREAYLHCAKAVNRAGLWDASRHIDRSILPTYGEMLVDHVAGLTHEESERQGAEMARRGMY; encoded by the coding sequence ATGAGCCAGACATTCGATCCGGCATCGGTCAGCTATGTCTCAACCATCGATGAGGTGAGGGCGCGCCACCCCGTGCCCATGTCGCGGGCGGCCGACAAGGTCATCGGCCATCTCGACAAGCACTGCAGGGCGATCATCGAGAAGGCGACGTTCTGCCTGATTGCGACCCATGGCAGTCGGGGCGCGGATGTCTCGCCCCGTGGCGATCCCGCGGGCTTCGTGCGTGTGCTGGACGACAAGCACCTGCTTCTGCCCGACCGGGTCGGCAACAACCGGTTCGACTCCATGGAGAACATCTTCGAGACCGGACTGGTCGGTCTCCTGTTCCTGGTGCCCGGCATGGCGGAAGTGTTGCGCGTCAATGGACGTGGCCGCATCACCGATGATGCGGCCCTGCTGGCCGCTTCCGAAGTGCAGGGCCGTCCGCCGAAGATCGGTATCCTTGTCGAGGTCCGCGAGGCCTATCTCCATTGCGCCAAGGCGGTGAACCGGGCGGGCCTGTGGGATGCCTCCCGCCATATCGACCGGTCGATCCTGCCGACCTACGGCGAGATGCTGGTCGACCACGTCGCCGGCCTCACCCACGAGGAAAGCGAGCGGCAGGGGGCAGAGATGGCGCGCCGGGGCATGTACTGA
- a CDS encoding DUF1127 domain-containing protein, giving the protein MTHAMPLPKTRRARSRPACFSAFRSLVRIWRERRDTRIHLGELEAHHLADIGLTEAERRRECAKWFWQ; this is encoded by the coding sequence ATGACCCACGCCATGCCCTTGCCCAAAACCCGCCGGGCGCGATCGCGCCCCGCCTGTTTCAGCGCCTTCAGATCTCTTGTCCGGATTTGGCGCGAACGCCGCGACACGCGCATCCATCTCGGCGAGCTCGAGGCGCATCACCTCGCCGATATCGGGCTCACGGAAGCGGAGCGTCGCCGTGAATGCGCCAAATGGTTCTGGCAGTAA
- a CDS encoding transporter substrate-binding domain-containing protein, which yields MVIPNYWDPRKRLERVDMTRVPQIRFLTEDDYPPFNFAGPDGQPIGFNVDLARAICVELKVPCTIQARRFDTLTESLDRNAGDAIIASLRVTPDLRRRYDVSDRYLETPARFAMQRDTQLTEALPEALAGRSIAVVTGTAHEAYIQAFFTQSAIRRYPTLAEARKALSGRDVDTLFADGIGMAFWLNGSDSADCCRFLGGPFTENRFFGEGMAIVMRRGNEPLRLAINHALQRLWEKGVYTDLYLKAFPVGAY from the coding sequence GTGGTCATCCCCAATTACTGGGATCCTCGCAAGCGGCTCGAGCGCGTGGACATGACGCGCGTGCCGCAGATCCGCTTCCTGACCGAGGACGATTACCCGCCGTTCAACTTCGCGGGTCCCGATGGCCAGCCGATCGGCTTCAATGTCGATCTCGCCCGCGCCATCTGCGTCGAGCTCAAGGTGCCCTGCACCATCCAGGCGCGCCGCTTCGACACGCTGACCGAGAGCCTCGACCGCAATGCCGGCGATGCGATCATCGCTTCGCTGCGCGTCACGCCGGACCTCCGCCGCCGCTATGACGTGTCCGACCGCTATCTGGAAACGCCGGCGCGCTTTGCCATGCAGCGGGACACGCAGCTGACCGAGGCACTGCCCGAGGCGCTTGCCGGACGCTCCATCGCCGTTGTCACCGGCACCGCGCACGAAGCCTATATCCAGGCCTTCTTCACCCAGTCGGCGATCCGCCGCTATCCGACACTGGCCGAGGCGCGCAAGGCCTTGTCGGGCCGCGATGTCGATACGCTGTTTGCCGATGGTATCGGCATGGCTTTCTGGCTCAATGGCTCGGATTCAGCGGATTGCTGCCGGTTTCTCGGCGGCCCCTTCACCGAGAACCGCTTCTTCGGCGAGGGCATGGCCATTGTGATGCGGCGCGGCAACGAGCCCTTGCGTCTGGCGATCAACCACGCGCTGCAACGGCTGTGGGAGAAGGGCGTCTATACCGATCTCTATCTCAAGGCCTTCCCGGTCGGGGCCTATTGA
- a CDS encoding glycosyltransferase family 2 protein: MRSVDHVIRPPPIAERVFRRAPVRARPDPRGATEPPANGRPLIDDLLQPHRRSLAELKAKAWGVAPLHAALAAGMVTERQIAAALATRLGAFLAEPHHLEDMLAAIDPADWQRTIARGYAPVVLAGGMKAVLLAPGAADAETIAANPQRLLSLGLPIIVGTPADLSDLVRRQCRREWVAEAVGGLARDRPEASANDRRLMRRTAWIAMVIVLLVSLALALGPGGLSGATGAFIGLIVLGWLGVRLVASVLPVRPVPRHPLSDAELPVYSILCALHREETVVAGLIGALGRLTYPRARLDIQLILEADDPATLAAVRAANPPAHIRTLILPPDGPRTKPKALMMALPLVRGDLLTVYDAEDRPDPGQLREAAESFAAGDERLGCLQAPLLIANPRDSLLTRFFAADYAAQFLVLLPALARLGLPIPLGGTSNHFRVGALRACGGWDPFNVTEDADLGFRLARAGWRIGTIRAPTWEEAPPRFRIWLGQRSRWFKGWLQTLAVLGRQPRQVAADLGIRGTLALMATLAGSLGLALVHPACIAGLAAALLAGHMPPWAGALALVVVAGHAGAALHLAEGLRRSGQLRIVACLVILPVSWLLIGIAAWRAVWQLHRSPFLWEKTAHGLGSCAPPQAAPPPAEMTELDARIIGLAARAEQVLRAKQHLAPAMADHLPRVRLDALAMGAGPLAIAALDQCQRLVAAGLAGRPRSAP; this comes from the coding sequence ATGCGTTCAGTCGATCACGTCATCCGGCCGCCGCCGATTGCCGAGCGGGTCTTTCGCCGAGCGCCAGTGCGGGCCCGCCCAGACCCCCGCGGTGCGACGGAGCCCCCGGCAAACGGCCGGCCGCTGATCGACGACCTGCTTCAGCCCCACCGTCGCAGCCTGGCGGAGCTGAAGGCGAAGGCCTGGGGTGTCGCGCCACTGCACGCAGCCCTGGCGGCCGGAATGGTCACCGAACGGCAGATTGCAGCCGCCTTGGCCACGCGGCTTGGCGCTTTCCTTGCCGAACCGCACCATCTTGAAGACATGCTGGCCGCCATCGACCCCGCCGATTGGCAACGGACGATCGCCAGGGGCTATGCGCCGGTTGTGCTGGCCGGCGGCATGAAGGCCGTCCTGCTCGCGCCGGGAGCCGCCGATGCCGAGACGATTGCGGCCAACCCGCAGCGGCTCCTGAGCCTCGGCCTGCCGATCATCGTGGGGACCCCGGCGGACCTGTCGGACCTCGTGCGCCGGCAGTGCCGCAGGGAATGGGTCGCCGAGGCGGTCGGGGGGCTGGCGAGGGACCGGCCAGAAGCTTCGGCCAACGATCGTAGGCTGATGCGGCGAACCGCCTGGATCGCCATGGTCATCGTGCTGCTCGTGTCGCTTGCGCTCGCCCTGGGGCCTGGAGGCCTCTCCGGTGCAACCGGCGCGTTCATCGGGCTGATTGTGCTCGGCTGGCTCGGCGTGCGGCTCGTCGCCTCCGTCCTGCCGGTCCGCCCGGTCCCGCGCCATCCGCTCAGCGATGCCGAACTGCCGGTCTATTCGATCCTCTGCGCGCTGCATCGGGAGGAGACCGTGGTGGCCGGGCTGATCGGCGCGCTCGGCCGTCTGACCTATCCGCGCGCCCGGCTCGACATCCAGCTGATCCTCGAGGCCGATGATCCCGCAACCCTTGCGGCCGTGCGCGCGGCCAACCCGCCGGCCCATATCCGCACCCTGATCCTGCCGCCGGACGGGCCGCGCACCAAGCCCAAGGCGCTGATGATGGCGCTACCGCTGGTCCGCGGCGATCTCCTCACCGTCTATGATGCCGAGGACCGGCCGGATCCCGGCCAGCTGCGCGAGGCAGCCGAAAGCTTTGCGGCCGGCGACGAGCGGCTCGGTTGCCTGCAGGCGCCGCTCCTCATTGCCAATCCACGCGACAGCCTGCTCACCCGCTTCTTCGCTGCCGACTATGCGGCGCAGTTCCTGGTGCTTTTGCCCGCCCTTGCAAGGCTTGGCCTGCCGATCCCGCTGGGCGGCACCTCCAACCATTTCAGGGTCGGGGCCTTGCGTGCCTGCGGCGGCTGGGATCCGTTCAATGTCACCGAGGATGCCGATCTCGGTTTCCGGTTGGCGCGGGCGGGATGGCGCATCGGCACAATCCGCGCGCCGACATGGGAGGAGGCGCCGCCGCGCTTTCGTATCTGGCTCGGCCAGCGCAGCCGCTGGTTCAAGGGTTGGCTGCAGACCCTCGCCGTGCTTGGCCGCCAGCCACGGCAGGTCGCCGCCGACCTCGGCATCCGCGGCACTCTCGCCCTCATGGCGACACTTGCCGGATCGCTCGGTCTCGCCCTGGTCCATCCGGCCTGCATCGCCGGCCTCGCCGCAGCCCTGCTGGCCGGGCACATGCCGCCCTGGGCTGGCGCCCTGGCGCTGGTCGTGGTGGCCGGCCATGCCGGCGCAGCGCTGCATCTTGCCGAGGGATTGCGCCGGTCCGGCCAGCTTCGCATCGTGGCTTGCCTGGTGATCCTGCCGGTCTCGTGGTTGTTGATCGGCATCGCGGCCTGGCGCGCGGTCTGGCAGCTCCACCGCAGCCCGTTTCTCTGGGAGAAGACCGCCCATGGCCTCGGCTCCTGCGCTCCGCCGCAGGCCGCACCGCCGCCGGCGGAGATGACCGAGCTCGACGCCCGAATCATCGGCCTGGCCGCGCGTGCCGAGCAGGTGCTGAGGGCAAAGCAGCACCTTGCCCCCGCGATGGCCGATCACCTGCCGCGCGTGCGGCTGGATGCGCTCGCCATGGGCGCCGGCCCTCTGGCAATTGCCGCGCTGGACCAGTGCCAGCGGCTGGTCGCGGCGGGGCTTGCCGGCAGGCCTCGGTCGGCACCCTGA
- a CDS encoding enoyl-CoA hydratase-related protein translates to MAGTIKPTVIVEDLAPHVALVRIERPEARNALDIPTRHALAEAFARLSVDPDVRVIVITGTGKAFAAGADLKDMAPRTSPEMIARRTHLHWQVIAQCPKPVIAAVNGFALGGGCELAMHADLILAAESAKFGQPEIKVGIMPGAGGTQRLVRAVGKFKAMKILLTGAIIDAAEADRIGLVTEVVPDAQLMDRARALAVELAMLPPIALAEIKDVVLHGEDLPLGAALALERKAFQLLFSTDDQKEGMGAFLDKRSPDFKGR, encoded by the coding sequence ATGGCCGGCACGATCAAACCGACCGTCATCGTCGAGGATCTGGCGCCGCATGTCGCCCTCGTCCGCATTGAGCGGCCCGAGGCGCGCAATGCGCTCGACATACCGACCCGTCACGCCCTCGCCGAAGCCTTTGCCAGGCTGTCGGTGGATCCCGATGTCCGCGTGATCGTCATCACCGGCACGGGCAAGGCCTTCGCGGCTGGCGCCGATCTCAAGGACATGGCGCCGCGCACCTCGCCCGAGATGATCGCCAGGCGCACCCATCTCCACTGGCAGGTCATCGCGCAATGTCCGAAGCCGGTGATCGCCGCGGTCAATGGCTTCGCGCTCGGTGGTGGCTGCGAACTCGCCATGCATGCCGATCTGATCCTGGCGGCGGAGAGCGCGAAATTCGGCCAGCCCGAGATCAAGGTCGGCATCATGCCGGGCGCCGGCGGCACCCAGCGGCTGGTCCGCGCCGTCGGCAAGTTCAAGGCGATGAAGATCCTGCTCACCGGCGCGATCATCGATGCCGCCGAGGCCGACCGGATCGGACTGGTCACTGAGGTCGTGCCCGATGCGCAACTGATGGACCGCGCCCGCGCGCTGGCGGTGGAACTCGCCATGCTGCCGCCGATCGCGCTGGCCGAGATCAAGGACGTGGTGCTCCACGGCGAGGATCTGCCGCTGGGGGCGGCGCTGGCCCTTGAGCGCAAGGCCTTCCAGTTGCTGTTCTCCACTGACGACCAGAAGGAGGGCATGGGCGCCTTCCTCGACAAGCGTTCGCCCGATTTCAAGGGACGGTGA
- a CDS encoding PaaI family thioesterase: protein MTLKPDANGMIDGPTHLSEFQKLIGWEVPVWEDGHAVVTCTLRPEFTNRRGGLHGGLVATLIDAVAGHAALGPPPERPGEPAPPGVTLSLTINFLGTLREGTLTATARRTGGGKSIAFVHVTVEGPDGSPIAEATGTFRKFAPKG, encoded by the coding sequence GTGACCCTGAAGCCCGACGCCAACGGCATGATCGACGGCCCGACCCATCTCAGCGAGTTCCAGAAGCTGATCGGCTGGGAGGTGCCCGTCTGGGAGGACGGCCATGCGGTCGTCACCTGCACGCTGCGCCCGGAATTCACCAACCGGCGCGGTGGCCTCCATGGCGGCCTGGTCGCGACCCTGATCGATGCGGTAGCCGGTCATGCGGCGCTCGGGCCGCCGCCCGAACGGCCGGGCGAGCCGGCTCCGCCCGGCGTCACCCTGTCGCTCACCATCAATTTTCTCGGCACGCTCCGCGAGGGCACGCTGACCGCCACGGCCAGGCGCACCGGCGGCGGCAAGTCCATCGCCTTCGTCCATGTCACGGTTGAGGGGCCGGATGGCAGCCCTATCGCCGAGGCGACAGGCACGTTCCGCAAGTTCGCGCCCAAGGGATAA
- a CDS encoding Hsp33 family molecular chaperone: MSIIPDITHGADDIVLPFHVDELDLRGRVVRLGHSVTTMIDRHGYPPEVSRLLAEATALTMLLASGLKFDGRLILQTQTDGPVRMLVVDVSTPDKVRALARFDESRLEAARLVGDNDPARLLGKGQLVMTIDQGQDMQRYQGIVALEGQGLEEAAHQYFQQSEQIDTRVRLAAAEEVVPGENGPHRAWRAGGMMVQHLPEAGSHIHRDLPPGDAPEGTTTPDPDDAWLEARALADTVEDDELVDRTLSPERLLYRLFHERGVRVMDAMRVHEHCTCNRDRIEKIVQSFTAEERRDMVENGAITVTCEYCSTSYKFAPSEFDPVE; encoded by the coding sequence ATGTCAATCATCCCCGATATCACTCACGGCGCCGACGACATCGTTCTGCCGTTCCACGTTGACGAACTCGACCTGCGCGGCCGGGTGGTTCGGCTCGGCCATTCGGTCACCACGATGATCGACCGCCACGGCTATCCGCCGGAGGTGTCGCGGCTGCTGGCCGAGGCAACGGCGCTGACCATGTTGCTCGCCTCCGGCCTGAAGTTCGACGGCCGGCTGATCCTGCAGACGCAGACCGACGGCCCTGTTCGCATGCTGGTGGTCGATGTGTCGACGCCTGACAAGGTCCGGGCGCTGGCGCGGTTCGACGAGAGCCGGCTGGAGGCCGCGCGATTGGTCGGCGACAATGATCCGGCCCGGCTGCTCGGCAAGGGCCAGCTGGTCATGACCATCGACCAGGGCCAGGACATGCAGCGCTATCAGGGCATCGTGGCGCTGGAGGGCCAGGGGCTGGAAGAGGCCGCGCACCAGTATTTCCAGCAGTCCGAGCAGATCGACACGCGCGTGCGCCTCGCGGCAGCCGAAGAGGTCGTGCCCGGCGAGAACGGGCCGCACCGGGCCTGGCGGGCCGGCGGCATGATGGTGCAGCATCTGCCCGAGGCCGGCAGCCACATCCACCGCGACCTTCCCCCCGGCGATGCGCCGGAGGGCACGACGACGCCCGATCCGGATGATGCCTGGCTGGAAGCGCGCGCGCTTGCCGACACGGTCGAGGACGATGAGCTGGTCGATCGCACGCTGTCGCCGGAGCGCCTGCTCTACCGCCTGTTCCACGAACGGGGCGTCAGGGTGATGGATGCCATGCGGGTGCATGAGCACTGCACCTGCAACCGCGACCGGATCGAGAAGATCGTGCAGAGCTTCACCGCCGAGGAGCGCCGCGACATGGTGGAGAACGGCGCGATCACGGTGACCTGCGAATATTGCTCGACCAGCTACAAGTTCGCGCCGAGCGAGTTCGACCCGGTGGAGTGA